Proteins co-encoded in one Centroberyx gerrardi isolate f3 chromosome 18, fCenGer3.hap1.cur.20231027, whole genome shotgun sequence genomic window:
- the znf513a gene encoding zinc finger protein 513a, with protein sequence MPRKKQQNPQPVKLDSEDGVAIEAPGNLTLDTDFLLGQDLEFGDPDHDNKILGLEKFSEVAAEIGFSVYPLGDEQSPAYSQLSMESEADNSRSTTDNGREDEGRAAQSEPTFPPYLSCRGCGQLRDEPLGPGIDLVGPYCLRCCKASREAKSTDFCSPFGSVSGIRSGSHVQSDGEGVGNGLGEKGLIGEDGSSKVHSCHLCGFSSRYANHVKRHMKTHNGEKPFNCPLCTYASAQLVNLQRHLRIHTGEKPYKCDSCTFACSSLGNLKRHQRMHVPSAGVGQDSPRPASGQTSLKRQVTGQRPSVEEPGASAKVAEVVRPTSNLNLGAQNNDYLSAFDSLKGAPPPPLPSSIPAPGHRPPALLETTSSSGSRATVQTRGGVADGALPPSLFPFTCRLCGIVLEDEDGTSAQICAKCTLEMLTKDSSSSPNSPGERSDKVYTCAACPFLTHYPNHLARHMKTHSGEKPYKCPQCDYASAHFDNLKRHHRVHTGEKPYKCHLCDYACGNLANLKRHQRVHSGAKPFQCAVCSYSCNQSMNLKRHMLRHTGEKPYKCQECGYTTGHWDNYKRHQKKHGLATDGWVKVQMPGNDEEEEVEERMGVTVGVGVQTQRKEVGVDMQYMSR encoded by the exons ATgccaagaaaaaaacagcagaatccACAGCCAGTCAAGT TGGATTCTGAAGATGGTGTAGCCATTGAAGCTCCAGGAAACCTCACCTTAGACACAGACTTCCTTCTAGGACAAGACCTTGAGTTTGGTGATCCCGATCATGACAACAAGATTCTAGGCCTGGAAAAGTTCTCAG AAGTAGCTGCCGAGATTGGTTTCTCTGTGTATCCTCTGGGTGATGAGCAGAGTCCTGCCTACAGCCAACTCAGCATGGAAAGTGAAGCAGACAACTCACGCAGCACGACTGACAACGGAAGGGAAGACGAGGGCAGAGCGGCCCAGTCCGAGCCCACGTTCCCCCCCTACCTGTCCTGCAGGGGCTGCGGCCAGCTCCGCGATGAACCTCTGGGACCCGGCATAGACCTGGTGGGTCCATACTGCCTTAGGTGCTGCAAAGCCTCCAGGGAAGCCAAAAGCACGGACTTCTGTTCACCGTTCGGTAGCGTCAGTGGGATTCGCTCGGGTTCCCACGTGCAGAGCGACGGCGAAGGGGTGGGAAACGGGTTGGGTGAGAAAGGACTGATAGGTGAAGACGGATCGTCCAAAGTGCACTCATGCCACCTGTGCGGCTTCTCCTCACGCTACGCCAACCATGTGAAGCGTCACATGAAGACGCACAACGGGGAGAAGCCCTTCAACTGCCCCCTGTGCACCTACGCCTCAGCCCAGCTGGTGAACCTGCAGAGACACCTGCGCATTCACACTGGGGAAAAACCATATAAATGTGACAGCTGCACTTTTGCCTGCAGTTCCCTCGGCAACCTCAAGAGGCACCAACGCATGCATGTGCCCTCCGCCGGGGTGGGACAGGACTCACCGCGACCCGCCAGTGGCCAAACCAGCCTGAAGAGGCAAGTGACTGGCCAAAGGCCCAGCGTGGAAGAGCCTGGTGCTTCAGCCAAAG TTGCAGAGGTTGTGAGGCCAACATCAAACCTGAATTTGGGCGCCCAGAACAATGACTACCTATCAGCCTTTGACAGCTTAAAGGGggcacccccaccacccctgcCAAGCTCAATCCCAGCTCCTGGCCACCGGCCCCCAGCTCTTCTGGAGACCaccagcagcagtggcagcaggGCGACAGTCCAGACCAGAGGGGGAGTAGCGGACGGCGCCCTGCCCCCTTCACTTTTCCCTTTTACTTGCCGGTTGTGCGGCATTGTCCTGGAGGACGAGGACGGCACCTCGGCCCAGATATGTGCCAAGTGTACCCTTGAAATGCTGACTAAGGACTCTTCGTCGTCACCCAACAGCCCCGGCGAGCGCAGCGACAAGGTCTACACTTGCGCCGCCTGCCCCTTCCTCACACACTACCCGAACCACTTGGCGCGCCACATGAAAACCCACAGCGGCGAGAAACCATACAAGTGCCCACAGTGCGACTACGCCTCAGCGCACTTCGACAACCTCAAGCGCCACCACAGGGTGCACACGGGCGAGAAACCTTACAAGTGCCATTTGTGCGATTACGCCTGCGGGAACCTGGCCAACCTGAAGCGCCATCAGCGGGTGCACTCGGGCGCCAAGCCCTTCCAGTGCGCCGTGTGCAGTTACAGCTGCAACCAGAGCATGAACCTCAAGCGCCATATGCTTCGGCACACGGGGGAGAAGCCGTACAAATGTCAGGAGTGCGGCTACACCACCGGCCACTGGGACAATTACAAGCGGCACCAGAAGAAGCACGGCCTGGCGACCGACGGCTGGGTCAAAGTTCAGATGCCTGGCAACGACGAAGAGGAAGAGGTCGAAGAAAGGATGGGAGTCACAGTGGGTGTTGGAGTTCAAACTCAGAGAAAAGAAGTAGGGGTCGATATGCAGTATATGTCTAGGTAG